The sequence below is a genomic window from Granulicatella elegans.
TTAATAATAAACACCTCCCCTTATTTTCTCGGTCCTAAAAACTTATCTTCATTCATTTGAATTTTCCTTTATCCAATATAAATTAGCTTCCAGCAAATTTACAATATCTTCATCTGTTTCATAACATGTTAAATTTATCTTTTTTATAAGTTTACTATCAATAATTCTCTGAATTAGTGCCGCAGAAAGGATTCCAGAGCCAGCTCCTGGATCAAGAATAGATATTTCATCTCTTTTAATATTTAACTCAATTAAAGATGCCATAAATTTTGCTGTTTCTTTACTCGTAAAAAACTGTCCTATTCTTTTTCAAGTTTCTTTAGATGCGATCTTAATATATTCATTTGTCTTATCTAAAACATAATCAATCATTTTCATCTTTAACTAACTCCATAATTTCGCAAAGATTACAATTTAATCCTTCACATATTCTTAACAATACGTCAGTTGTAATATTCTCCCCATTTTTCATTTTATAAAATGTACTTCTACTAATATTTGTTTTTTCCATTAATTCTGTGTTATTTAAATCTAGGTCAATCATTTTTTTAAATAGCTTTTT
It includes:
- a CDS encoding helix-turn-helix domain-containing protein → MLKISYKKLFKKMIDLDLNNTELMEKTNISRSTFYKMKNGENITTDVLLRICEGLNCNLCEIMELVKDEND